The sequence below is a genomic window from Atribacteraceae bacterium.
GTAGGGCGTTTTTTGAGAACAATATGGGTCTGGCGGCTGCCTTGTCAGTGATCATGGTCATACTGGCGACGGTCATGACCAGGTTTTTCATCCGATTAATGTCAAAAACACAGGGGACGTTATAGGAGGGAGGCTGAAGCTGTTGTGAGGAAAAAAGTACGCATATCTGAAGTGCTTCGGACAATTATAATCATTGTAGCGCTGTCTTTTTTCGTATTTCCCATCTATTGGCTGTTTGCCACCTCTCTTAAGATCCAGGTGGACATATTTTCCATGCCGCCGAAGTGGGTATTTTCCCCGACCATCGCGAACTATTTCCACGTTTTTTTCAACACCGATTTACCCAGGCTCGGTTTGAATTCATTCATCACGGCCCTGTTAAACGTTGTACTTTCCTTGGTGGTGGGAACCATGGCTGCGTATGGTATATCCCGCTATAAGGTGGGCGGTCAGAAATTGCTGTTCTGGTTTCTCAGTATTCGAATGCTGCCCCCGATCGTGGCGACAATTCCACTGTTTATCATCGCTGCGTCCTTGAGGTTGGTTGATACCAAGATTATTCTTCCCATTCTGTATCTCATTCTGAATATTCCTTTCGTTGTCTGGATGATGAAATCCTTTATCGATGAAATACCTGAATCGATCGAAGAGAGCGCCCTGATCGATGGGTGTTCACACTGGGGCATCCTGGGCCGGATTGTTCTTCCACTGGCTGCACCTGGATTGGTCGCGACCGGTGTGATCTGTTTCATCTTTGCCTGGAATGAGTTTTTACTAGCCATGATTTTTACCCGATCACCGCTTACCCAGACTCTACCGGTTGGTATCTCTGGCTTTATTACCGAGGAAATGATCCTGTGGGGATATATCACTGCTTCGGCCTCTATAGCTGCTGTGCCACCACTCATTCTGGCCTTGATATTCCAGCGTTACATGGTGAGGGGTTTGAGTTTTGGTGCAGTTAAGGCATAAGCAGGAAAGCGTATGACCCGACGTTCAAAGATGGAACAACTGAAGAGCGAAAACGACTGGAGGGAAACAATGTAGGGGTTTTCCTATTATCAACCGACGAAAATTCACTTTGGTTGGGGAAAGATCAAGGAAATTACCGGGATGGTGGAACGATGGGGGAAGCGATGCCTGTTGGTAACCGGTCCCGAAA
It includes:
- a CDS encoding carbohydrate ABC transporter permease; translated protein: MRKKVRISEVLRTIIIIVALSFFVFPIYWLFATSLKIQVDIFSMPPKWVFSPTIANYFHVFFNTDLPRLGLNSFITALLNVVLSLVVGTMAAYGISRYKVGGQKLLFWFLSIRMLPPIVATIPLFIIAASLRLVDTKIILPILYLILNIPFVVWMMKSFIDEIPESIEESALIDGCSHWGILGRIVLPLAAPGLVATGVICFIFAWNEFLLAMIFTRSPLTQTLPVGISGFITEEMILWGYITASASIAAVPPLILALIFQRYMVRGLSFGAVKA